A window of Rhodoligotrophos appendicifer contains these coding sequences:
- a CDS encoding DUF305 domain-containing protein — translation MMMKPHHQAAVDMVEAYLKYGSDPQLKKMAKDIINSQNKEITLMNDWEARHGM, via the coding sequence ATGATGATGAAGCCGCACCATCAAGCTGCTGTCGACATGGTGGAAGCCTATCTCAAATACGGTTCTGATCCCCAGCTGAAAAAGATGGCGAAGGACATAATCAACAGCCAAAATAAAGAAATCACGCTCATGAATGATTGGGAAGCTAGGCACGGCATGTAA
- a CDS encoding sensor histidine kinase — MRHAKLVRSTPFRLAIAFAAMVVAGYAVAGLIVLRSIEADLAKRLDRSVSDTYLVLIGAYGEKELDDLVSSVVTHVNLSDAEDEIFLLVGENGTQLAGNIRARDFPAGWSTLSPAALGVPGDESYRVYSGSFDGNQLVVGMSFAETDEIQDIALASFAWASIVVFLLATAGSVLLAARVQRRMDALGGTMAKVSEGDLTVRVPLLGNGDDIDVASQQINSALDRLSALIEGIKQVSTDIAHDLKTPLNRLMVHIEMAIGREAKGLPAGQELSLAQIEGEQINATFDALLRIAQIESGARKARFTAINLQDIVETIHEAYEGVANDAGKSFELVGEPSTSSRILGDRDLLLQMVSNLVENSIRHCPAGSHLTLALSAADGAASISVIDNGPGIPEIEREKVLRRLYRLEKSRSTPGSGLGLSLIKAIADLHGAELTLADNGPGLKVSVTFGSIR; from the coding sequence ATGCGCCACGCTAAACTGGTCCGGAGCACACCTTTTCGATTGGCAATCGCCTTTGCGGCGATGGTGGTCGCCGGCTATGCCGTCGCGGGCCTCATCGTGCTTCGGTCGATCGAGGCCGACCTTGCCAAGAGGTTGGATCGATCGGTCAGCGACACTTACTTGGTACTGATCGGCGCCTATGGCGAAAAGGAACTCGACGACCTCGTTTCGTCCGTGGTCACCCATGTCAATCTCAGCGATGCGGAGGATGAGATTTTTCTTCTTGTCGGAGAGAATGGCACACAGCTGGCCGGCAATATCAGGGCGAGGGATTTCCCGGCAGGCTGGTCGACTCTATCGCCGGCTGCTCTCGGGGTTCCGGGCGACGAGTCCTATCGGGTCTATTCCGGCTCGTTCGATGGCAACCAACTTGTGGTCGGCATGAGCTTTGCCGAGACGGACGAGATCCAGGATATCGCGCTTGCCAGCTTTGCCTGGGCGTCCATCGTCGTCTTCCTGCTGGCCACAGCCGGAAGCGTCCTGTTGGCGGCCCGCGTTCAAAGACGGATGGATGCCCTCGGCGGCACCATGGCGAAGGTCTCCGAGGGGGACCTCACTGTCCGGGTTCCGCTCCTGGGCAATGGTGATGATATAGACGTGGCGTCTCAGCAGATCAATTCGGCGCTGGATCGGCTATCCGCTCTTATAGAGGGAATAAAGCAGGTCAGCACGGACATCGCCCATGATCTCAAGACACCGCTCAACCGGCTCATGGTCCACATCGAGATGGCGATCGGTCGCGAGGCGAAGGGGCTCCCTGCCGGCCAGGAATTGTCCCTGGCACAGATCGAGGGTGAGCAGATCAACGCGACTTTCGATGCGCTGCTCCGGATCGCCCAGATCGAGTCGGGCGCGCGGAAAGCCCGCTTCACCGCGATCAATTTGCAGGACATTGTCGAGACAATTCACGAGGCTTATGAGGGCGTCGCCAATGATGCGGGCAAGTCTTTCGAGCTAGTCGGGGAGCCTTCCACAAGTTCACGAATTCTGGGCGACCGGGACCTGCTCCTCCAAATGGTCTCGAACCTCGTCGAAAACTCGATCAGGCACTGTCCCGCGGGAAGTCATCTCACCCTTGCCTTGAGCGCCGCAGACGGTGCCGCCTCCATCTCGGTCATTGACAACGGGCCGGGCATCCCGGAGATCGAACGGGAAAAGGTCCTTCGCCGTCTGTACCGGCTCGAAAAGAGCCGAAGCACACCGGGAAGCGGGCTTGGCCTCAGCCTGATCAAGGCGATCGCCGATCTTCACGGCGCCGAGCTTACATTGGCCGACAACGGGCCGGGCTTGAAAGTGAGCGTCACCTTCGGCTCAATTCGGTGA
- a CDS encoding winged helix-turn-helix domain-containing protein has product MRILLIEDDRTTGEYAARGFIEAGHACDLITDGRQALIHLADVTYDIIVVDRMLPGLDGLSLVKAARAAGIKSPAIFLTSIGGVDDRVEGLEAGGDDYLVKPFAFSELLARANALSRRPPLQDQKTLLRTADLEVDLIKRTVTRGGRTIDLQPREFSLLEILMRNEGRVLTRTMLLERVWDFHFDPKTSVVETHISRLRAKIDRPFEVQLLHTVRNSGYSLHAPR; this is encoded by the coding sequence ATGCGAATATTACTCATCGAGGATGACCGGACGACCGGCGAATACGCCGCGCGTGGCTTCATCGAGGCCGGTCATGCCTGCGACCTGATCACCGACGGACGGCAGGCGCTGATTCATCTTGCGGATGTCACCTATGACATAATCGTGGTGGACAGGATGCTTCCGGGTCTGGATGGCCTGTCGCTGGTGAAAGCGGCGCGCGCTGCCGGGATCAAGTCGCCGGCGATCTTCCTGACATCCATAGGAGGCGTGGACGATCGGGTCGAAGGTCTTGAAGCCGGGGGCGACGATTACCTGGTAAAGCCCTTTGCGTTTTCAGAGCTGCTGGCGCGTGCCAATGCGCTTTCGCGGCGGCCTCCCCTTCAAGATCAGAAGACGCTGCTGAGAACAGCGGATCTTGAAGTCGATCTCATCAAGCGAACGGTGACCAGAGGCGGTCGCACGATTGACCTCCAGCCTCGGGAATTCTCGCTTCTTGAGATTCTGATGAGGAACGAGGGCCGCGTTCTAACTCGAACCATGCTGCTGGAACGGGTCTGGGATTTCCATTTCGATCCCAAGACCAGCGTCGTCGAAACCCATATCAGCCGGCTCCGCGCGAAGATCGACAGGCCTTTTGAAGTCCAGCTTCTGCATACGGTCCGCAACAGCGGATACAGTCTGCATGCGCCACGCTAA
- a CDS encoding COG4705 family protein, with product MITQGIAASRFETMSLVFQTNRVPPVTPDFWLVKLLAVTVGETAADYLAVNMGIGLTTTSIIMTLVLCLALTIQFAQKRYVPAPYWITVVLISIVGTLVTDNLTDNFGVALLSSTVFFSAGLLAIFAVWYFVEGTLSIHTVFTARREAFYWLAIMFTFSLGTAVGDLLAESMDLGYLATGSIFAASIALIASAYYVLGMNGILAFWMAYIFTRPLGASLGDLLSQPTEYGGLGFGTIATSLLFLICIAAVIFYMTLTYKRDGRARKVARRA from the coding sequence ATGATCACTCAAGGAATCGCAGCTTCTCGTTTCGAGACCATGAGCCTCGTGTTCCAAACCAACAGGGTCCCTCCCGTCACCCCGGATTTCTGGCTGGTCAAGCTGTTGGCCGTGACAGTCGGGGAAACGGCTGCGGATTATCTCGCGGTCAACATGGGTATCGGGCTCACGACCACGTCCATCATCATGACGCTCGTGCTGTGTCTCGCTCTTACAATACAGTTTGCCCAGAAGCGCTACGTTCCTGCGCCGTATTGGATCACGGTCGTCCTGATCAGCATCGTCGGCACCTTGGTAACGGACAACCTTACGGACAACTTCGGCGTCGCTCTGCTGTCTTCGACTGTGTTTTTCAGTGCCGGTCTGCTGGCCATTTTCGCCGTCTGGTATTTCGTTGAAGGAACGCTCTCGATCCATACCGTCTTCACGGCGCGCCGCGAGGCCTTCTACTGGCTGGCGATCATGTTCACCTTTTCGCTCGGGACTGCGGTGGGCGATCTTCTGGCTGAATCGATGGATCTCGGATATTTGGCCACCGGTTCAATATTTGCAGCCTCGATCGCATTGATTGCCTCTGCCTATTACGTCCTGGGCATGAATGGCATCCTGGCTTTCTGGATGGCCTATATCTTCACGAGGCCGTTGGGCGCTTCTCTGGGCGATTTGCTGTCGCAGCCCACCGAATATGGCGGCCTCGGCTTCGGGACGATAGCGACGAGCCTCCTGTTCCTGATCTGCATCGCGGCCGTCATTTTCTACATGACGCTCACCTACAAGCGCGACGGCCGGGCCAGGAAGGTCGCGCGCCGCGCTTAA
- a CDS encoding CrcB family protein produces MGTLSINVLASLLMGVAVEYFAFRSGLSQHFCLLVTTGILGGFTTLSTFSLETASLYERGEAIAIFAYVLASVIVSIGALFAAMGVFRILISRSN; encoded by the coding sequence TTGGGCACTCTCTCCATCAATGTCCTCGCCTCGCTCTTGATGGGCGTAGCGGTCGAATATTTTGCGTTCCGGAGCGGATTGAGCCAACATTTCTGCCTTCTTGTGACGACCGGAATCCTGGGCGGTTTCACAACCCTTTCGACCTTCTCGCTTGAGACAGCCTCGCTTTATGAGCGCGGTGAAGCGATCGCGATCTTCGCCTATGTTCTAGCCTCGGTCATCGTCTCGATCGGAGCACTGTTCGCGGCCATGGGCGTTTTCCGTATCCTAATTAGTAGGAGCAACTGA
- the cueR gene encoding Cu(I)-responsive transcriptional regulator has translation MQIGEAARVSNVSAKMIRNYEGIGLVPAADRRDSNYRDYGPKDVARLSFIRRSRDLGFSLKQISELLKLWEDQDRTSFDVKALALNHVQELEEKSQRLHEMANLLRKLADACEGDARPNCPILRGLEHPI, from the coding sequence ATGCAGATCGGAGAAGCGGCTAGGGTCTCTAACGTTTCGGCAAAGATGATCAGAAATTACGAAGGAATCGGCTTGGTACCCGCCGCGGATCGGAGGGACAGCAACTATCGCGATTATGGACCGAAGGATGTGGCGCGTCTGAGTTTCATCCGAAGGTCACGCGACCTTGGCTTTTCCCTAAAGCAGATTTCGGAATTGCTCAAACTGTGGGAGGACCAGGACCGCACCAGCTTCGACGTGAAAGCCCTTGCCTTAAACCATGTGCAGGAGCTGGAAGAAAAGTCCCAGCGACTGCACGAAATGGCAAATCTCCTGCGGAAACTTGCTGACGCTTGCGAAGGCGACGCGCGTCCGAATTGCCCGATTCTCCGAGGCTTGGAACATCCGATTTAG
- a CDS encoding SAM-dependent methyltransferase, which translates to MLKSRTSLFTRHGIVAAYRRVATIVDTVRFSEHRGIGLRMAVLANNISWKFFRLRNPDATFADFYADQIGRKLDRGRPHKTLGGRAFKAKSAIPVGAEHDTTSFAQTGKRQFDMLLACGLQPSHVLVDFGCGSLRVGQHAIRYLDPAHYWGLDVTSRFIGDGLSLIGETVTAEKQPQLRRICGDALAEVQAVGPDFVISIAVLKHVPEAEIDTYFDRLTSLVVPGTTLLLSFSAGPRGHRILGKSWSYPIEFVEGHILSRRPGATFERMCTVKKTGASVVYLTARWGCSRSLPISASRRAA; encoded by the coding sequence ATGCTGAAATCGAGAACGAGCCTTTTCACCCGCCACGGAATTGTCGCCGCATATCGCCGGGTCGCAACGATCGTCGATACCGTTCGGTTCTCGGAACATCGGGGGATCGGCTTGCGAATGGCCGTCTTGGCCAACAATATCAGTTGGAAATTCTTTCGGTTGCGGAACCCGGACGCGACTTTCGCGGACTTCTATGCCGACCAGATCGGCAGGAAGCTGGATCGCGGGCGGCCGCACAAGACCCTCGGCGGACGCGCGTTCAAGGCGAAAAGTGCGATCCCGGTGGGGGCCGAGCATGACACGACGAGCTTTGCCCAGACCGGCAAGAGGCAATTTGACATGCTCCTGGCCTGTGGCCTACAGCCTTCCCATGTCCTTGTGGATTTCGGCTGCGGCAGCCTGCGCGTCGGTCAGCATGCGATCAGATATCTCGATCCGGCTCACTATTGGGGGCTCGATGTGACGAGCCGCTTCATCGGTGATGGCCTCAGCCTCATCGGCGAAACGGTGACAGCGGAAAAACAGCCCCAGTTGCGCAGGATCTGCGGCGACGCTCTCGCAGAAGTCCAGGCGGTCGGTCCCGACTTCGTCATCTCGATCGCGGTGCTCAAGCATGTACCGGAGGCTGAGATCGATACATATTTCGACCGGCTCACGAGCCTTGTCGTGCCCGGGACGACGCTGCTGCTCAGCTTCAGCGCGGGCCCCAGAGGCCACCGAATTCTCGGCAAATCCTGGTCGTACCCTATCGAATTCGTCGAGGGGCATATACTGTCGCGTCGACCCGGAGCGACGTTCGAACGAATGTGTACAGTCAAAAAAACCGGCGCTTCCGTCGTATATCTGACGGCCCGATGGGGTTGCTCCCGGAGCCTCCCGATATCGGCCAGTAGAAGAGCAGCGTAG